From Osmerus mordax isolate fOsmMor3 chromosome 8, fOsmMor3.pri, whole genome shotgun sequence, a single genomic window includes:
- the scara3 gene encoding scavenger receptor class A member 3, translating into MKDSYCGYENQLFKEEDLTGEEEEMPSFRGRTRGGCVKCQQTRSLQLAVKVLYVFFAFLIIAVAVLASLVFRKVDNLSEEESYFHTKITKVQESIEDLSSTSNCSGCLDLAHYGLEVARLKREFEELQKMILGQEQVLDQASQTQQTLKTANSRMTRDMQNYSMSIKLINQSLERYLDQVDGWKAVITETDESMKTLSQDQYDLKATVQQVNTTVALSALWMDTLQRKTDEETLVLQKMTADWQNYSRVLSSLKSNSSATTQTVRSIQSGISATHQRISMSSEMVHDLTLQVMNLQMQLDNLTSFMDEHEENMHDLHYHSRYYENRTGERFTTLDARMISIEMEIDTISSSINATVSHVQSMYKYINMESSSCQARLSSHTEDLQNLNRTVDLLLHMADVLRQEDLMLRVRLDLDVRNLSMVMEEMKLVDTHHGQLIQNFTIVKGIPGPPGPKGNRGETGAKGPVGLTGNKGDRGLGGNSGPLGEKGIIGSKGAQGEGGPTGAKGVVGIKGAKGALGPPGPRGQIGQKGDMGSMGKDGISGPKGPAGIQGQSGLPGVHGMPGPRGKPGPVGPPGPPGTPGPPGLPAHASPTVS; encoded by the exons ATGAAAG ATAGCTATTGTGGATACGAGAACCAGCTCTTTAAAG agGAGGACCttactggagaggaggaggagatgcctTCCTTCAGAG GCAGGACCCGGGGTGGGTGTGTTAAGTGCCAACAGACCCGTTCCCTCCAGCTGGCTGTCAAGGTCCTCTATGTCTTTTTTGCCTTCCTCATCATTGCTGTGGCAGTGCTGGCATCACTGG TTTTCCGGAAAGTTGACAACTTATCGGAGGAGGAATCATACTTTCACACGAAGATTACCAAAGTTCAGGAGAGTATTGAAG ATCTGAGCAGTACCAGTAATTGTTCTGGCTGTCTGGATCTGGCCCACTATGGGCTGGAGGTGGCTCGACTCAAGAGAGAGTTTGAAGAGTTGCAGAAGATGATCTTggggcaggagcag GTATTGGACCAGGCATCTCAGACCCAGCAGACCCTGAAGACAGCGAATAGCAGGATGACTCGTGACATGCAGAACTACTCCATGTCAATCAAACTCATCAACCAATCGCTTGAGAGGTACCTGGACCAGGTGGATGGCTGGAAGGCGGTGATCACAGAGACAGATGAGAGCATGAAGACGTTGTCCCAGGACCAGTACGACCTCAAGGCCACCGTCCAGCAGGTCAACACCACGGTGGCCCTCAG CGCTCTGTGGATGGACACCCTTCAGAGGAAGACGGATGAGGAGACCCTAGTCCTCCAGAAGATGACGGCCGACTGGCAGAACTACAGCCGGGTCCTGAGCAGCCTTAAGTCCAACTCCAGTGCCACCACCCAGACGGTGAGGAGCATCCAGAGCGGCATCTCCGCCACCCACCAGCGCATCAGCATGAGCTCCGAGATGGTCCACGACCTCACCCTGCAGGTCATGAACCTCCAGATGCAGCTTGACAATCTTACCTCCTTCATGGATGAACACGAGGAGAACATGCACGACCTCCACTACCACTCCAG ATACTACGAGAACCGCACAGGAGAGCGCTTCACCACGTTGGATGCCAGAATGATCTCCATTGAGATGGAGATCGACACCATCTCCTCCAGCATCAACGCCACGGTCAGCCACGTCCAGAGCATGTACAAGTACATCAACATGGAGAGCTCCTCCTGTCAAGCTCGGCTCTCCAGCCACACCGAGGACCTGCAGAACCTCAACCGCACCGTGGACCTGCTGCTGCACATGGCTGACGTTCTGAGGCAAGAGGACCTGATGCTCAGGGTGAGGTTGGACCTGGACGTTCGGAACCTGtccatggtgatggaggagatgaaGCTGGTGGATACACACCATGGCCAGCTGATACAAAACTTCACCATAGTGAAAG GTATTCCTGGTCCTCCCGGTCCGAAGGGTaacagaggggagacaggggccAAAGGTCCTGTCGGCCTGACAGGTAATAAGGGGGACAGGGGCCTAGGAGGGAACAGTGGCCCGCTGGGTGAGAAGGGCATCATTGGATCCAAGGGAGcacagggtgagggggggcctACTGGGGCCAAGGGCGTGGTGGGCATCAAAGGAGCTAAAGGTGCCTTGGGTCCACCTGGCCCCCGTGGGCAGATTGGACAGAAGGGTGACATGGGATCCATGGGCAAAGACGGGATTTCAGGACCCAAGGGACCTGCAGGGATCCAGGGCCAGTCTGGTCTGCCAGGGGTCCACGGCATGCCAGGACCCAGAGGGAAGCCGGGGCCAGTGGGGCCCCCAGGTCCCCCGGGAACCCCTGGACCTCCAGGACTACCAGCACATGCGTCCCCCACAGTCTCCTGA